The genomic region ACTCCCGCACGGGCACTTCCTTGACCTAGAGGGCAGTAGCGGTGCGGCCGAGGAGGGTAGTTACAACCGCAAGTGGAACGTGCAACTGGTGCAGGGACTGGTGGAGTTGGGTGCTGTCGAACACCGCCGGGTCGACTTCGACGACATCCTCGAGTTGCGCGGGGAAGGTGAGGCACGACCGGACTGGGTGGCTGTCGAGCTGATCCGGTCCGACCTTGCCGAGGAGGAATTCTGGAAGGTTCACTGGAGCCCTTGGCAGCGAGAGCAGCGGAAGCGATCGATGGCGTCGCTGACCACCATGTGTCGAGTGGTCTCGGGGGAGGTCTCCGCGTGTGCTGGCATCGCGGACTCCTACCAACCGGATGAACGGGTCTGGGAACGGCACGGCGATGCGGCTCGGTGGGTCGCACCTGAGGCCAAGTGTGGTCGCTGCCCGCGGTGTCGGCAGGACAGGGTCGCGCCGCCCGGTGATCCCGCCCCGCGCCCCTTGCAGAAGTGGGTACTGGGCGAGGAGGACCTCAACCTCGACGACCTAAAAGCGGTGGCCGAAACCTACCCGGGACTGATCGTTCTTGCCGCCGCTGATCCCGTGGCGATCGCCCCTCGCCTGGCGAAATCGCTCGTCCGACGGGGGATCAGGCACCTGGCTGGACCTGTCGGCGAGTTCGGTGCCGAGGACAGGTTGTTCGTCGACCCCGCTCCGACATCTCCCTGGGCGCTCACCCCCCGCGGCGTGTTCGTCGTCTACCCACCCGGAGTGCGGATCACTGCTTCCTGGTTCAACCGCGCCACTCGGCTGCGAGCCCGAGATCCGGCGCGGCCACCCGTGGACATCCTCCTCGTCCCGTCGGATGCCAGGATTGACGGCAAGGACGTGGTGAGGCACCTGCGTGCACTCGATGCAAACATCGCCTTGCAGATTCTCGGAGACTGACCTCGTGGACTTCCTGAAGACCCATGTCCGCGCAAGCGCGCAGGCACTACTGATCATCTGTCGTCGACTCGGCACCCGACCAGAAGGGCGGACCACCGTCGAGTTGCAACGTGACCTACAGCCGGAACTGCTGGTGCGGCAGAGCAGTCCCAAAGAAAGCGCATTGCTGCCCTCGTTGAAGGTGGGGGAGCACCTGGGGATGGTGACTGCGAGCGGGGGCTCGCCTGAAGTGTGGTCGCTTGGTCCGAACGTCGACACCGGGCTATTGGTCGACTCGCCGGAACGAACCAACGCCTTTTATGCGGCCGTATTGCGAGCCATCGGGTCCACTGCGATCGCGGACCTGGAGTCCGGGACGAAGCCCTCGGACGTGGCGATGGGGCTCGCGTGGTGGTGTGCCCTCGATCCGTACGAGCGGCTCCCCACCGCTTGGGCCGAGGCCGAAGCGGTAGTGAAGGCCGCGCAGATGGAGTCCGCGATCGGCAACAGCTCCCAGTGGCCGCAGTTCACCCGGTGGGCTAGGACGCTCGGCCTCGTGACAACGACGGAGTTTAGCCGGAAGCCACAGTTGGCCCCCGATTGCACTCGCGCGTTGC from Crossiella sp. CA-258035 harbors:
- the dpdG gene encoding protein DpdG, with protein sequence MDFLKTHVRASAQALLIICRRLGTRPEGRTTVELQRDLQPELLVRQSSPKESALLPSLKVGEHLGMVTASGGSPEVWSLGPNVDTGLLVDSPERTNAFYAAVLRAIGSTAIADLESGTKPSDVAMGLAWWCALDPYERLPTAWAEAEAVVKAAQMESAIGNSSQWPQFTRWARTLGLVTTTEFSRKPQLAPDCTRALRHALPALPRHAEANQWLHQAQELVPVLSPRLAARLPQPPDTAYVGGSLALALNKLAHIKKIELLATADATSSVVVRLGERDRVVSHIRVLEAT